Proteins encoded in a region of the Zea mays cultivar B73 chromosome 2, Zm-B73-REFERENCE-NAM-5.0, whole genome shotgun sequence genome:
- the LOC103646012 gene encoding putative ABC transporter C family member 15 isoform X1 encodes MERGGLHYWPALAGILPNKQVQQLFIQGGFLDDPSGSTILHHMQEWQDLYSPCFWMVTFALIQLMFIMSILAQFLFKKFRWWRQRLKGSAPESNKQHQEHKITDIKLDISYKACKACCLLILGSHVLRAVFLQLHERISDCKYPPFIICEGLQVLSWIILSLAVFSFQKAKSTKIPKVIRTWWIFSFLQSVAIVVFDLRSILATHEDIGFEEWIDMCMLVVCTYLFAISVRGKTGIRFTDSSVTEALLNPSVGQQAEVKRPCPYGRANILELVTFSWMNPVFSIGYKKPLEKNEVPDVDGKDAAEFLSDSFKKIIGDVEHRHGLSTLSIYRAMFLFIGRKAIINAGFAILSASASYVGPSLINDLVKFLGGERQYGLKRGYILAVVFLSAKVVETIAQRQWIFGARQLGMRLRAALISHIYQKGLRLSCSSRQKHTSGEIINYMSVDIQRITDVIWYTNYIWMLPIQLSLAVYVLHTNLGVGAWAGLAATLAIMACNIPLTRMQKRLQAKIMVAKDNRMKATTEVLRSMKILKLQAWDMKYLQKLESLRGEEYNWLWRSVRLSALTTFIFWGSPAFISSITFGSCILMGIPLTAGTVLSALATFRMLQDPIFTLPDLLSVFAQGKVSADRVAKYLEEEELKCDAVTQVPRNDTDYDVEIDHGIFSWELETTSPTLTDVELKVKRGMKVAICGIVGSGKSSLLSCILGEMPKLDGTVRVSGRKAYVPQTAWILSGNIRENILFGNTHDKEKYENIIQACALTKDFELFANGDLTEIGERGINMSGGQKQRIQIARSVYEDADIYLFDDPFSAVDAHTGSQLFKDCVMGILKDKTVLYVTHQVEFLPAADLILVMQDGKIVQKGKFDELLQQNIGFEAIVGAHSQALESVINAESSSRIQSGNQKSADSEDEFDTENETDDQLQGITKQESAHDVSQDISDKGRLTQEEEREKGGIGKKVYWTYLRAVHGGALVPVTIAAQSFFQIFQVASNYWMAWASPPTTATTPTVGLGLLFSVYIALSMGSALCVLFRSLLVSLIGLLTSERFFKNMLHCILRAPMSFFDSTPTGRILNRASNDQSVLDLEIANKLGWCVFSIIQILGTIGVMSQVAWPVFAIFVPVTVICFLCQRYYIPTARELARLSQIQRAPILHHFAESLAGASSIRAYAQKDRFRKANLGLVDNHSRPWFHNVSAMEWLSFRLNMLSNFVFAFSLTLLVSLPEGFINPSIAGLAVTYALNLNSQLASIIWNICNTENKMISVERIMQYSRIPSEAPLIVDHYRPPNSWPDAGTINIRSLEVRYAEHLPSVLRNISCTIPGRKKVGIVGRTGSGKSTFIQALFRIIEPRGGTIQIDNVDILKIGLHDLRGRLSIIPQDPTMFEGTVRGNLDPLNEYPDHRVWEILDKCQLGDIVRQNPKKLDSIVVENGENWSVGQRQLFCLGRVLLKRSNVLVLDEATASVDSSTDAVIQGTIREEFRKCTVLTIAHRIHTVIDSDLILVFSEGRIIEYDTPSKLLENESSEFSRLIKEYSRRSHGFSGTANN; translated from the exons ATGGAGAGGGGGGGCCTGCACTACTGGCCTGCTCTCGCGGGGATTCTTCCCAACAAGCAGGTGCAACAGCTGTTCATCCAGGGGGGCTTCCTCGATGACCCGTCAG GTTCTACTATATTGCATCATATGCAAGAATGGCAAGACCTATATTCACCTTGCTTCTGGATGGTCACTTTTGCACTGATACAATTGATGTTCATCATGagtatattggctcaatttctGTTCAAGAAATTCAGATGGTGGAGACAGAGACTGAAGGGTTCAGCTCCTGAAAGCAATAAACAACATCAGGAACACAAGATTACAGATATAAAGCTGGACATCTCATACAAAGCATGCAAAGCTTGTTGCCTGCTTATACTAGGAAGTCATGTTCTGAGGGCAGTATTTCTACAGTTACATGAAAGAATAAGTGATTGCAAGTATCCACCCTTTATTATTTGTGAAGGTTTGCAGGTGCTATCGTGGATAATATTGTCACTAGCAGTATTCAGTTTTCAGAAAGCAAAATCTACAAAAATTCCAAAGGTAATTCGGACATGGTGGATATTTAGCTTTCTACAATCAGTTGCCATCGTTGTATTTGATCTCAGGTCAATTTTGGCAACCCATGAAGATATAGGATTTGAAGAATGGATCGATATGTGCATGCTTGTTGTTTGCACTTATCTGTTTGCAATTTCAGTCAGGGGGAAAACAGGAATCAGATTCACAGACAGCAGCGTAACAGAGGCACTATTGAATCCATCTGTGGGACAGCAGGCAGAAGTCAAACGGCCATGCCCATATGGAAGAGCAAATATTCTTGAACTTGTCACCTTCTCCTGGATGAACCCCGTCTTTTCTATCGGATACAAGAAACCTCTAGAGAAGAATGAGGTGCCAGATGTTGATGGCAAAGACGCTGCTGAGTTTCTTTCTGATTCATTTAAAAAGATCATAGGTGATGTTGAACACAGGCATGGTTTAAGTACTTTATCGATCTATAGAGCAATGTTTCTATTTATAGGACGGAAAGCAATTATCAATGCAGGATTTGCAATTTTAAGTGCCAGCGCATCCTATGTCGGACCCTCACTGATTAATGATTTGGTGAAATTCCTTGGAGGAGAGAGGCAATATGGACTCAAAAGAGGTTATATTCTCGCTGTTGTTTTTCTAAGTGCCAAAGTTGTGGAGACCATAGCACAGAGGCAGTGGATTTTTGGAGCTCGACAGCTTGGGATGCGGCTGCGAGCTGCTTTGATATCCCACATCTATCAAAAGGGCCTTCGCTTATCCTGCAGTTCAAGGCAGAAGCATACTAGTGGAGAGATCATAAACTACATGAGTGTGGATATACAAAGGATAACTGATGTTATATGGTATACAAACTATATCTGGATGCTACCCATTCAACTTTCTCTAGCTGTTTATGTGCTCCATACAAACTTAGGGGTCGGGGCCTGGGCTGGTTTAGCAGCGACATTAGCAATAATGGCTTGCAATATTCCACTAACCAGAATGCAAAAGAGGTTGCAAGCCAAAATCATGGTTGCCAAAGACAACAGAATGAAGGCAACAACGGAAGTTCTTAGAAGCATGAAAATACTGAAACTTCAAGCGTGGGATATGAAGTACCTTCAGAAGCTAGAAAGTTTACGAGGCGAGGAGTACAACTGGCTATGGAGATCGGTGAGGTTGTCGGCTCTAACAACGTTCATATTTTGGGGGTCACCTGCATTCATTTCCTCCATAACATTTGGCTCATGTATACTTATGGGGATTCCTCTGACAGCTGGAACTGTTTTGTCAGCTCTTGCGACATTCCGCATGCTACAAGATCCAATTTTCACACTTCCTGACTTACTTTCAGTGTTTGCTCAGGGAAAAGTTTCAGCTGACAGAGTGGCAAAATACCTTGAGGAAGAAGAATTGAAATGTGATGCGGTTACACAAGTACCAAGAAATGACACAGACTATGATGTGGAGATTGATCATGGAATATTCAGCTGGGAACTTGAGACGACTTCTCCAACTCTAACAGATGTAGAGTTAAAGGTAAAGAGAGGGATGAAAGTGGCTATCTGTGGAATCGTTGGTTCTGGCAAATCCAGTCTATTATCATGCATACTCGGGGAGATGCCAAAGCTAGATGGGACTGTCAGGGTCAGTGGCCGCAAAGCATATGTTCCTCAAACTGCCTGGATCCTGTCTGGGAACATAAGGGAAAACATTCTGTTTGGAAACACACATGAcaaggaaaaatatgaaaacatcATACAAGCATGTGCATTGACAAAAGATTTTGAGTTGTTTGCAAATGGTGATTTGACTGAGATTGGTGAAAGAGGAATTAACATGAGTGGTGGACAGAAACAGCGAATTCAGATTGCAAGGTCAGTGTATGAAGATGCAGATATTTACCTCTTTGATGATCCTTTCAGTGCAGTAGATGCCCATACTGGAAGCCAGCTTTTCAAG GATTGTGTAATGGGAATTCTTAAAGATAAAACAGTGTTGTATGTGACCCACCAAGTCGAATTCCTTCCTGCCGCAGACCTTATATTG GTGatgcaagatggtaaaatcgtgcAGAAAGGGAAATTCGATGAACTTCTTCAACAAAACATAGGGTTTGAAGCTATAGTAGGTGCACATAGCCAGGCTCTTGAATCTGTTATAAATGCTGAGAGTTCCAGCAGAATACAGTCAGGCAACCAAAAATCAGCAGATAGTGAGGATGAGTTCGATACAGAAAATGAAACGGATGATCAACTTCAGGGCATAACAAAACAAGAGTCTGCACATGATGTCTCACAAGACATCAGTGACAAGGGAAGGTTAACACaagaagaagaacgggaaaaaggAGGCATTGGCAAGAAGGTTTACTGGACTTACCTGAGGGCAGTTCATGGTGGAGccttagtgccagtaacaatagCTGCACAATCATTCTTTCAAATCTTCCAGGTAGCCAGCAACTATTGGATGGCATGGGCATCACCTCCTACAACTGCAACCACTCCAACCGTTGGATTAGGCCTCCTCTTCTCTGTATACATAGCACTATCTATGGGAAGTGCCCTGTGTGTCTTATTTCGGTCCTTGCTTGTGTCACTGATTGGTCTACTAACATCAGAAAGGTTCTTCAAGAACATGCTCCACTGCATCCTGCGTGCCCCAATGTCCTTCTTTGATTCCACACCTACTGGTAGAATTTTGAACAGG GCCTCTAATGACCAAAGTGTTCTAGATCTAGAAATAGCAAACAAGCTAGGCTGGTGTGTGTTTTCAATCATACAAATTCTGGGGACCATTGGTGTTATGTCACAAGTTGCATGGCCAGTTTTTGCTATCTTTGTTCCGGTGACGGTGATCTGTTTCCTCTGTCAA CGCTACTACATACCAACAGCGAGAGAGTTGGCTCGTTTATCACAAATTCAAAGGGCTCCAATCCTACACCATTTTGCAGAATCGCTGGCAGGAGCATCAAGTATTAGAGCATATGCACAGAAAGATCGTTTCAGAAAAGCAAACCTTGGTCTTGTTGACAACCACTCCAGGCCATGGTTCCATAACGTTTCCGCAATGGAGTGGCTTTCTTTCAGGCTAAACATGCTATCCAACTTTGTCTTTGCCTTTTCTTTGACTCTGCTAGTGAGCCTCCCTGAAGGTTTTATAAATCCAA GTATTGCTGGACTTGCAGTGACTTATGCATTGAACCTCAACTCACAGCTGGCATCCATAATTTGGAACATTTGCAACACAGAAAACAAAATGATATCAGTTGAAAGAATAATGCAGTACTCGAGGATCCCTAGTGAGGCTCCTCTCATAGTTGATCACTACCGCCCTCCAAACAGCTGGCCAGATGCTGGAACTATCAATATAAGATCATTGGAG GTTCGATATGCAGAGCATCTCCCATCAGTTTTGAGAAACATATCATGCACAATTCCAGGAAGGAAGAAGGTGGGGATTGTAGGACGTACTGGTAGCGGAAAGTCAACTTTTATCCAAGCACTTTTCAGGATCATTGAACCAAGGGGAGGAACGATCCAAATCGACAATGTTGACATCTTGAAAATAGGGCTGCATGATTTAAGAGGAAGACTAAGCATCATTCCACAGGATCCAACGATGTTTGAGGGAACAGTTAGAGGGAATCTGGATCCCCTGAATGAGTACCCTGATCATCGTGTGTGGGAG ATTTTGGACAAATGCCAGCTTGGTGATATAGTTCGGCAAAACCCAAAGAAATTGGACTCCATAG TTGTAGAGAATGGGGAAAATTGGAGTGTTGGGCAGAGACAACTATTTTGCCTCGGAAGGGTTCTCCTAAAGCGAAGCAATGTTCTTGTTCTTGATGAGGCAACTGCTTCAGTTGACTCCTCCACTGATGCAGTTATCCAAGGAACGATACGCGAGGAATTCAGGAAATGTACGGTATTGACAATAGCTCACAGAATCCACACCGTAATTGACAGTGATCTCATTCTTGTTTTCAGTGAAG GAAGAATTATAGAATATGACACACCCTCAAAATTACTGGAGAACGAGAGCTCTGAATTCTCCAGACTCATAAAGGAGTACTCACGGCGATCCCATGGCTTCAGTGGAACAGCAAACAATTGA
- the LOC103646012 gene encoding putative ABC transporter C family member 15 isoform X2: MERGGLHYWPALAGILPNKQVQQLFIQGGFLDDPSGSTILHHMQEWQDLYSPCFWMVTFALIQLMFIMSILAQFLFKKFRWWRQRLKGSAPESNKQHQEHKITDIKLDISYKACKACCLLILGSHVLRAVFLQLHERISDCKYPPFIICEGLQVLSWIILSLAVFSFQKAKSTKIPKVIRTWWIFSFLQSVAIVVFDLRSILATHEDIGFEEWIDMCMLVVCTYLFAISVRGKTGIRFTDSSVTEALLNPSVGQQAEVKRPCPYGRANILELVTFSWMNPVFSIGYKKPLEKNEVPDVDGKDAAEFLSDSFKKIIGDVEHRHGLSTLSIYRAMFLFIGRKAIINAGFAILSASASYVGPSLINDLVKFLGGERQYGLKRGYILAVVFLSAKVVETIAQRQWIFGARQLGMRLRAALISHIYQKGLRLSCSSRQKHTSGEIINYMSVDIQRITDVIWYTNYIWMLPIQLSLAVYVLHTNLGVGAWAGLAATLAIMACNIPLTRMQKRLQAKIMVAKDNRMKATTEVLRSMKILKLQAWDMKYLQKLESLRGEEYNWLWRSVRLSALTTFIFWGSPAFISSITFGSCILMGIPLTAGTVLSALATFRMLQDPIFTLPDLLSVFAQGKVSADRVAKYLEEEELKCDAVTQVPRNDTDYDVEIDHGIFSWELETTSPTLTDVELKVKRGMKVAICGIVGSGKSSLLSCILGEMPKLDGTVRVSGRKAYVPQTAWILSGNIRENILFGNTHDKEKYENIIQACALTKDFELFANGDLTEIGERGINMSGGQKQRIQIARSVYEDADIYLFDDPFSAVDAHTGSQLFKDCVMGILKDKTVLYVTHQVEFLPAADLILVMQDGKIVQKGKFDELLQQNIGFEAIVGAHSQALESVINAESSSRIQSGNQKSADSEDEFDTENETDDQLQGITKQESAHDVSQDISDKGRLTQEEEREKGGIGKKVYWTYLRAVHGGALVPVTIAAQSFFQIFQVASNYWMAWASPPTTATTPTVGLGLLFSVYIALSMGSALCVLFRSLLVSLIGLLTSERFFKNMLHCILRAPMSFFDSTPTGRILNRRYYIPTARELARLSQIQRAPILHHFAESLAGASSIRAYAQKDRFRKANLGLVDNHSRPWFHNVSAMEWLSFRLNMLSNFVFAFSLTLLVSLPEGFINPSIAGLAVTYALNLNSQLASIIWNICNTENKMISVERIMQYSRIPSEAPLIVDHYRPPNSWPDAGTINIRSLEVRYAEHLPSVLRNISCTIPGRKKVGIVGRTGSGKSTFIQALFRIIEPRGGTIQIDNVDILKIGLHDLRGRLSIIPQDPTMFEGTVRGNLDPLNEYPDHRVWEILDKCQLGDIVRQNPKKLDSIVVENGENWSVGQRQLFCLGRVLLKRSNVLVLDEATASVDSSTDAVIQGTIREEFRKCTVLTIAHRIHTVIDSDLILVFSEGRIIEYDTPSKLLENESSEFSRLIKEYSRRSHGFSGTANN, encoded by the exons ATGGAGAGGGGGGGCCTGCACTACTGGCCTGCTCTCGCGGGGATTCTTCCCAACAAGCAGGTGCAACAGCTGTTCATCCAGGGGGGCTTCCTCGATGACCCGTCAG GTTCTACTATATTGCATCATATGCAAGAATGGCAAGACCTATATTCACCTTGCTTCTGGATGGTCACTTTTGCACTGATACAATTGATGTTCATCATGagtatattggctcaatttctGTTCAAGAAATTCAGATGGTGGAGACAGAGACTGAAGGGTTCAGCTCCTGAAAGCAATAAACAACATCAGGAACACAAGATTACAGATATAAAGCTGGACATCTCATACAAAGCATGCAAAGCTTGTTGCCTGCTTATACTAGGAAGTCATGTTCTGAGGGCAGTATTTCTACAGTTACATGAAAGAATAAGTGATTGCAAGTATCCACCCTTTATTATTTGTGAAGGTTTGCAGGTGCTATCGTGGATAATATTGTCACTAGCAGTATTCAGTTTTCAGAAAGCAAAATCTACAAAAATTCCAAAGGTAATTCGGACATGGTGGATATTTAGCTTTCTACAATCAGTTGCCATCGTTGTATTTGATCTCAGGTCAATTTTGGCAACCCATGAAGATATAGGATTTGAAGAATGGATCGATATGTGCATGCTTGTTGTTTGCACTTATCTGTTTGCAATTTCAGTCAGGGGGAAAACAGGAATCAGATTCACAGACAGCAGCGTAACAGAGGCACTATTGAATCCATCTGTGGGACAGCAGGCAGAAGTCAAACGGCCATGCCCATATGGAAGAGCAAATATTCTTGAACTTGTCACCTTCTCCTGGATGAACCCCGTCTTTTCTATCGGATACAAGAAACCTCTAGAGAAGAATGAGGTGCCAGATGTTGATGGCAAAGACGCTGCTGAGTTTCTTTCTGATTCATTTAAAAAGATCATAGGTGATGTTGAACACAGGCATGGTTTAAGTACTTTATCGATCTATAGAGCAATGTTTCTATTTATAGGACGGAAAGCAATTATCAATGCAGGATTTGCAATTTTAAGTGCCAGCGCATCCTATGTCGGACCCTCACTGATTAATGATTTGGTGAAATTCCTTGGAGGAGAGAGGCAATATGGACTCAAAAGAGGTTATATTCTCGCTGTTGTTTTTCTAAGTGCCAAAGTTGTGGAGACCATAGCACAGAGGCAGTGGATTTTTGGAGCTCGACAGCTTGGGATGCGGCTGCGAGCTGCTTTGATATCCCACATCTATCAAAAGGGCCTTCGCTTATCCTGCAGTTCAAGGCAGAAGCATACTAGTGGAGAGATCATAAACTACATGAGTGTGGATATACAAAGGATAACTGATGTTATATGGTATACAAACTATATCTGGATGCTACCCATTCAACTTTCTCTAGCTGTTTATGTGCTCCATACAAACTTAGGGGTCGGGGCCTGGGCTGGTTTAGCAGCGACATTAGCAATAATGGCTTGCAATATTCCACTAACCAGAATGCAAAAGAGGTTGCAAGCCAAAATCATGGTTGCCAAAGACAACAGAATGAAGGCAACAACGGAAGTTCTTAGAAGCATGAAAATACTGAAACTTCAAGCGTGGGATATGAAGTACCTTCAGAAGCTAGAAAGTTTACGAGGCGAGGAGTACAACTGGCTATGGAGATCGGTGAGGTTGTCGGCTCTAACAACGTTCATATTTTGGGGGTCACCTGCATTCATTTCCTCCATAACATTTGGCTCATGTATACTTATGGGGATTCCTCTGACAGCTGGAACTGTTTTGTCAGCTCTTGCGACATTCCGCATGCTACAAGATCCAATTTTCACACTTCCTGACTTACTTTCAGTGTTTGCTCAGGGAAAAGTTTCAGCTGACAGAGTGGCAAAATACCTTGAGGAAGAAGAATTGAAATGTGATGCGGTTACACAAGTACCAAGAAATGACACAGACTATGATGTGGAGATTGATCATGGAATATTCAGCTGGGAACTTGAGACGACTTCTCCAACTCTAACAGATGTAGAGTTAAAGGTAAAGAGAGGGATGAAAGTGGCTATCTGTGGAATCGTTGGTTCTGGCAAATCCAGTCTATTATCATGCATACTCGGGGAGATGCCAAAGCTAGATGGGACTGTCAGGGTCAGTGGCCGCAAAGCATATGTTCCTCAAACTGCCTGGATCCTGTCTGGGAACATAAGGGAAAACATTCTGTTTGGAAACACACATGAcaaggaaaaatatgaaaacatcATACAAGCATGTGCATTGACAAAAGATTTTGAGTTGTTTGCAAATGGTGATTTGACTGAGATTGGTGAAAGAGGAATTAACATGAGTGGTGGACAGAAACAGCGAATTCAGATTGCAAGGTCAGTGTATGAAGATGCAGATATTTACCTCTTTGATGATCCTTTCAGTGCAGTAGATGCCCATACTGGAAGCCAGCTTTTCAAG GATTGTGTAATGGGAATTCTTAAAGATAAAACAGTGTTGTATGTGACCCACCAAGTCGAATTCCTTCCTGCCGCAGACCTTATATTG GTGatgcaagatggtaaaatcgtgcAGAAAGGGAAATTCGATGAACTTCTTCAACAAAACATAGGGTTTGAAGCTATAGTAGGTGCACATAGCCAGGCTCTTGAATCTGTTATAAATGCTGAGAGTTCCAGCAGAATACAGTCAGGCAACCAAAAATCAGCAGATAGTGAGGATGAGTTCGATACAGAAAATGAAACGGATGATCAACTTCAGGGCATAACAAAACAAGAGTCTGCACATGATGTCTCACAAGACATCAGTGACAAGGGAAGGTTAACACaagaagaagaacgggaaaaaggAGGCATTGGCAAGAAGGTTTACTGGACTTACCTGAGGGCAGTTCATGGTGGAGccttagtgccagtaacaatagCTGCACAATCATTCTTTCAAATCTTCCAGGTAGCCAGCAACTATTGGATGGCATGGGCATCACCTCCTACAACTGCAACCACTCCAACCGTTGGATTAGGCCTCCTCTTCTCTGTATACATAGCACTATCTATGGGAAGTGCCCTGTGTGTCTTATTTCGGTCCTTGCTTGTGTCACTGATTGGTCTACTAACATCAGAAAGGTTCTTCAAGAACATGCTCCACTGCATCCTGCGTGCCCCAATGTCCTTCTTTGATTCCACACCTACTGGTAGAATTTTGAACAGG CGCTACTACATACCAACAGCGAGAGAGTTGGCTCGTTTATCACAAATTCAAAGGGCTCCAATCCTACACCATTTTGCAGAATCGCTGGCAGGAGCATCAAGTATTAGAGCATATGCACAGAAAGATCGTTTCAGAAAAGCAAACCTTGGTCTTGTTGACAACCACTCCAGGCCATGGTTCCATAACGTTTCCGCAATGGAGTGGCTTTCTTTCAGGCTAAACATGCTATCCAACTTTGTCTTTGCCTTTTCTTTGACTCTGCTAGTGAGCCTCCCTGAAGGTTTTATAAATCCAA GTATTGCTGGACTTGCAGTGACTTATGCATTGAACCTCAACTCACAGCTGGCATCCATAATTTGGAACATTTGCAACACAGAAAACAAAATGATATCAGTTGAAAGAATAATGCAGTACTCGAGGATCCCTAGTGAGGCTCCTCTCATAGTTGATCACTACCGCCCTCCAAACAGCTGGCCAGATGCTGGAACTATCAATATAAGATCATTGGAG GTTCGATATGCAGAGCATCTCCCATCAGTTTTGAGAAACATATCATGCACAATTCCAGGAAGGAAGAAGGTGGGGATTGTAGGACGTACTGGTAGCGGAAAGTCAACTTTTATCCAAGCACTTTTCAGGATCATTGAACCAAGGGGAGGAACGATCCAAATCGACAATGTTGACATCTTGAAAATAGGGCTGCATGATTTAAGAGGAAGACTAAGCATCATTCCACAGGATCCAACGATGTTTGAGGGAACAGTTAGAGGGAATCTGGATCCCCTGAATGAGTACCCTGATCATCGTGTGTGGGAG ATTTTGGACAAATGCCAGCTTGGTGATATAGTTCGGCAAAACCCAAAGAAATTGGACTCCATAG TTGTAGAGAATGGGGAAAATTGGAGTGTTGGGCAGAGACAACTATTTTGCCTCGGAAGGGTTCTCCTAAAGCGAAGCAATGTTCTTGTTCTTGATGAGGCAACTGCTTCAGTTGACTCCTCCACTGATGCAGTTATCCAAGGAACGATACGCGAGGAATTCAGGAAATGTACGGTATTGACAATAGCTCACAGAATCCACACCGTAATTGACAGTGATCTCATTCTTGTTTTCAGTGAAG GAAGAATTATAGAATATGACACACCCTCAAAATTACTGGAGAACGAGAGCTCTGAATTCTCCAGACTCATAAAGGAGTACTCACGGCGATCCCATGGCTTCAGTGGAACAGCAAACAATTGA